A single Blastococcus colisei DNA region contains:
- a CDS encoding phage baseplate protein: MLAADLVSAWEQGQSRSPAHRWQPLLAVLGVDVGRRTQLSVGQRDALLLDLRGELFGSSIVAVASCPDCAERVELGFEVDDVRTRPPGDPTATFELTSAGYTVLARPPAAGDLAELGTARSGADARELLMARCVTAARRGDADVPVTELPDGVRAELVARMAAADPQADTRLVLTCPSCACTWAATFDIVSFLWQELDAWVHSLIDDVHRLASAYGWSEAEIFAMSPSRRSLYLGLVRR; the protein is encoded by the coding sequence ATGCTCGCCGCCGATCTCGTCTCCGCCTGGGAGCAGGGCCAGAGCCGGTCACCTGCTCACCGCTGGCAGCCCCTCCTGGCCGTGCTGGGGGTCGACGTCGGCCGGCGGACGCAGCTGAGCGTCGGACAGCGCGACGCCCTGTTGCTGGACCTGCGGGGTGAGCTGTTCGGCTCGAGCATCGTCGCCGTCGCCTCGTGCCCCGACTGCGCGGAGCGGGTGGAGCTCGGCTTCGAGGTCGACGACGTGCGCACCCGCCCGCCCGGCGATCCGACGGCCACCTTCGAGCTGACCAGCGCGGGCTACACCGTTCTCGCCCGGCCGCCCGCGGCGGGGGACCTCGCCGAGCTCGGGACGGCCCGGTCCGGGGCGGACGCACGCGAGCTCCTGATGGCCCGGTGTGTCACTGCCGCCCGGCGGGGGGACGCCGACGTCCCGGTGACGGAGCTCCCTGACGGCGTCCGCGCGGAGCTGGTGGCGCGGATGGCCGCGGCCGACCCGCAGGCCGACACCCGCCTCGTGCTCACCTGCCCCTCCTGCGCGTGCACCTGGGCGGCGACGTTCGACATCGTGTCCTTCCTCTGGCAGGAGCTGGACGCCTGGGTCCACAGCCTGATCGACGACGTCCACCGCCTCGCGTCGGCGTACGGCTGGTCGGAGGCCGAGATCTTCGCCATGAGCCCGTCGCGTCGATCCCTCTACCTCGGTCTGGTCCGGAGATGA
- a CDS encoding Dyp-type peroxidase, whose product MVSALDLADVQGLIVRGYTMPLARHVLLRIDVPAVAHRLLASLVDGGPSTPQVTSGAPWETKPEHCLNVGITFAGLQALGVSQRSLASFPDEFIAGAAARAERVGDVGTSAPANWLPAFTDPGLHLLVSVFARDGAALNRPTDAVVSASGRGLTELCRFDAALLGARVDHFGYVDGISQPTIASAPPTGPPDAMPVAPTGEFLLGHPSQHVGFSYPVPTPDALGRNGSFAAFRMLAQDVDAFTELLTEHSRRTGLSTELIAAKLCGRWRNGTPLVLSPHADTPQPPLSPEQLNDFDYVGRFADERGMACPIGAHVRRMYPRGSRVAGNGGHKHRIVRRGLTYGPAFDPARPHDGVERGLLGMFIGVSLRDQFEFLMADWANDGLFAPGLGRSKDPIVGANDDAAGTFSIPGPGGATVLTDLPRLVTTRGGAYFFLPSLTALRYLTDLSGAAESQHH is encoded by the coding sequence GTGGTGTCCGCACTGGACCTCGCCGACGTCCAGGGGCTGATCGTCCGGGGATACACGATGCCGCTGGCGCGCCACGTGCTGCTCCGGATCGACGTGCCCGCGGTCGCACACCGACTGCTGGCCTCACTGGTGGACGGCGGCCCGAGCACACCGCAGGTCACCAGCGGCGCCCCGTGGGAGACCAAGCCGGAGCACTGCCTGAACGTGGGGATCACCTTTGCCGGGCTCCAGGCCCTCGGCGTCTCCCAGAGATCGCTGGCGAGCTTCCCCGACGAGTTCATCGCGGGCGCCGCTGCCCGGGCCGAGCGGGTCGGCGACGTCGGTACCAGCGCACCGGCGAACTGGCTGCCGGCTTTCACCGACCCGGGGCTGCACCTGCTCGTCTCCGTGTTCGCCCGGGACGGCGCCGCCCTGAACCGCCCGACGGACGCCGTCGTCTCCGCGTCAGGCCGCGGCCTCACGGAGCTCTGCCGGTTCGACGCAGCCCTGCTGGGAGCGCGGGTGGACCACTTCGGATACGTCGACGGCATCTCGCAGCCCACCATCGCATCGGCTCCTCCCACCGGCCCGCCGGATGCCATGCCGGTCGCGCCGACCGGCGAGTTCCTGCTCGGTCATCCCAGCCAGCACGTCGGCTTCAGCTATCCGGTGCCGACCCCGGACGCCCTCGGCCGCAACGGCAGCTTCGCCGCCTTCCGGATGCTGGCCCAGGACGTCGACGCCTTCACCGAGCTGCTGACCGAGCACAGCCGTCGGACGGGTCTGTCAACGGAGCTGATCGCGGCCAAGCTCTGCGGCCGGTGGCGCAACGGGACGCCGCTCGTTCTCTCTCCCCACGCGGATACTCCGCAGCCTCCCCTCTCCCCCGAGCAGCTCAACGACTTCGACTACGTCGGCCGGTTCGCCGACGAGCGAGGCATGGCCTGTCCCATCGGGGCACACGTCCGCCGGATGTACCCGCGAGGGTCCCGCGTGGCCGGGAACGGTGGCCACAAGCACCGCATCGTGCGCCGCGGGCTCACCTACGGCCCGGCGTTCGACCCGGCCCGGCCGCACGACGGCGTGGAGCGCGGCCTGCTCGGCATGTTCATCGGAGTGAGCCTCCGCGACCAGTTCGAGTTCCTCATGGCCGACTGGGCCAACGACGGCCTCTTCGCACCCGGGCTGGGCCGGTCCAAGGATCCCATCGTCGGTGCGAACGACGACGCGGCCGGCACCTTCTCCATACCCGGTCCCGGAGGCGCGACGGTGCTCACCGACCTACCGCGGCTGGTCACCACGCGTGGGGGCGCCTACTTCTTCCTCCCGAGTCTGACCGCTCTGCGGTACCTCACCGACCTGTCCGGCGCAGCCGAGAGCCAGCATCACTGA
- a CDS encoding phage tail sheath family protein, whose product MPPQLSYPGVYVEEIPSGVRAITGVATSIAAFVGWTPRGPVDQAGHVFSWADYDRHFGGLHRDSIVSYAVSHFFAAGGQEAYIVRVADPAATLAELTVDDLTLRSTGPGEWGNEYGVDVVVVSTDDDGSLRFGLTVIRRNPSDGTRQVAEVFENLSLLPSDARYVEGVVNEESEILNAAVAEGGTTVSAVTGEMLQGGSGGTVLMPGDADFWAQVMPTDADEDGRLGGVHHLDRVDLVNLLCVPGLTDLASLAALAAFCRDRRTFLIADGGTTTNDATVTPIQGDAGINAALYYPWVRVPDPLQEGRARPFPPSGIVAGIYARTDTTRGVWKAPAGIDASLGPVRDLGNVLTDAESGRLNKKGVNALRTFPIYGPVVWGARTCRGNDEIGSEWKYVPVRRTALFIEETLRRSLKWVVFEPNDEPLWAQIRLNVGAFLHDQFRKGAFQGATPREAYFVKCDKETTTQNDRNLGIVNIVVGFAPLKPAEFVVLKLQQMAGQVQA is encoded by the coding sequence ATGCCCCCGCAGTTGAGCTATCCCGGTGTGTACGTCGAGGAGATCCCGAGCGGTGTCCGTGCGATCACGGGGGTCGCGACGTCGATCGCGGCGTTCGTCGGCTGGACACCCCGTGGGCCGGTCGACCAGGCCGGCCACGTCTTCAGCTGGGCTGACTACGACCGCCACTTCGGAGGGCTTCACCGCGACAGCATCGTGAGTTATGCGGTGTCGCACTTCTTCGCCGCCGGTGGCCAGGAGGCGTACATCGTCCGGGTGGCGGACCCTGCGGCGACCCTCGCCGAACTGACGGTGGACGACCTGACGCTCCGGAGCACGGGCCCGGGGGAGTGGGGCAACGAGTACGGCGTCGATGTCGTCGTCGTCAGCACCGACGACGACGGGAGCCTGCGTTTCGGGCTGACGGTGATCCGCCGCAACCCCTCGGACGGCACCCGGCAGGTGGCCGAGGTCTTCGAGAACCTGTCGCTGCTCCCCTCGGACGCGCGGTACGTCGAGGGCGTCGTCAACGAGGAGTCCGAGATCCTCAACGCCGCGGTCGCCGAGGGCGGGACGACCGTCTCCGCCGTCACCGGGGAGATGCTCCAGGGCGGTTCCGGCGGCACGGTCCTCATGCCAGGAGACGCCGACTTCTGGGCGCAGGTCATGCCCACCGACGCGGACGAGGACGGTCGCCTCGGTGGGGTGCACCACCTGGACCGGGTCGATCTGGTCAACCTGCTGTGCGTGCCGGGCCTCACCGACCTCGCCAGCCTGGCGGCGCTGGCGGCATTCTGCAGGGACCGTCGCACCTTCCTCATCGCCGATGGCGGCACCACGACGAACGACGCGACCGTCACGCCGATCCAGGGTGACGCAGGGATCAACGCCGCCCTCTACTACCCGTGGGTGCGGGTGCCCGATCCGCTCCAGGAGGGGCGGGCGCGCCCGTTCCCCCCGAGCGGGATCGTCGCCGGCATCTACGCCCGGACCGACACCACCCGCGGAGTCTGGAAGGCCCCCGCCGGCATCGATGCGAGCCTCGGTCCGGTGCGTGACCTCGGCAACGTGCTCACCGACGCGGAGTCGGGCCGGCTGAACAAGAAGGGCGTGAACGCGCTCCGGACCTTTCCCATCTACGGCCCCGTCGTCTGGGGCGCGCGCACCTGCCGAGGCAACGACGAGATCGGGTCCGAGTGGAAGTACGTGCCGGTCAGGAGGACGGCGCTGTTCATCGAGGAAACCCTCCGCCGGAGTCTGAAGTGGGTCGTGTTCGAGCCCAACGACGAACCACTGTGGGCGCAGATCCGGCTCAACGTGGGTGCCTTCCTGCACGACCAGTTCCGCAAGGGCGCCTTCCAGGGGGCGACACCGCGGGAGGCCTACTTCGTCAAGTGCGACAAGGAAACGACGACCCAGAACGACAGGAACCTCGGCATCGTCAACATCGTGGTCGGCTTCGCCCCGCTGAAGCCCGCCGAGTTCGTCGTGCTCAAGCTCCAGCAGATGGCTGGGCAGGTCCAGGCCTGA
- a CDS encoding PHA/PHB synthase family protein yields the protein MSTTTVPSSTSPERRIRGSEGPAPRSESEAIASVEGGEPVALPTPRGVVRGLFATFARPRPLAREAVRLGRDSVRILRGTDEIAPSPKDKRFADPAWSQNPGYRRLAQSYVALSGSLTRLVDDYEASGPDWREVEQARFVLNAYISALAPTNTLLGNPAALKRAFDTGGRSLVRGLGHLLHDLRHNGGMPTQVDRSAFTVGKDLGVSPGAVVHRDEVLEVIQYAPSTARVRHRPLVIVPPPIGRFYFLDLSPGRSFVEYAVSQGLQVFMISWRNPTKQEADWDLDTYSGGVLTAIDVAREITGSPDVTTLGFCAGGQLMTTALNHLAATGDDRVHAAGYAVTLLDFSSRAPLGAFSAPRLLDLARRNSRRGGVITARQMGSVFTWMRPDDLIFNYLVSEWLMGEDPPAFDILAWNADGTNLPARLHEQFLEIFGKNALVHPGAMRVLGTPVHLSRITVPTFVTGALTDHLTPWDGCYRTTQLLSGPTTFVLSSSGHIQSLVNPPGNPRASYWTGGEPGPDPQAWRAAATKHTGSWWEPWAEWMNERSGDEVERPTDVGSSAHPALEPAPGTYVVERRSS from the coding sequence GTGTCGACCACCACAGTGCCGAGTTCGACCTCGCCGGAGCGCAGGATCCGTGGATCCGAGGGTCCGGCGCCGCGGAGCGAGTCCGAGGCCATCGCGTCGGTGGAGGGTGGCGAACCGGTCGCCCTGCCCACGCCCCGAGGTGTCGTCCGCGGACTGTTCGCGACCTTCGCCCGGCCCAGACCCCTGGCACGGGAGGCGGTCCGGCTCGGGCGTGACTCCGTGCGCATCCTCCGCGGCACCGACGAGATCGCCCCCTCGCCGAAGGACAAGCGGTTCGCCGACCCCGCCTGGTCGCAGAATCCGGGCTACCGGCGCCTCGCCCAGTCGTACGTGGCGCTGTCCGGATCTCTGACTCGCCTCGTCGACGACTACGAGGCCAGCGGCCCGGACTGGCGGGAGGTGGAGCAGGCCCGCTTCGTCCTCAACGCGTACATCAGCGCCCTGGCCCCCACGAACACCCTGCTCGGCAACCCCGCGGCGCTGAAGCGCGCCTTCGACACCGGCGGGCGCAGCCTCGTCCGAGGCCTCGGCCACCTGCTCCACGACCTCCGGCACAACGGCGGGATGCCGACCCAGGTCGACCGCAGCGCCTTCACCGTGGGCAAGGATCTCGGGGTCAGCCCGGGAGCCGTGGTCCACCGTGACGAGGTTCTCGAGGTCATCCAGTACGCACCGTCGACGGCGCGCGTGCGGCATCGACCGCTGGTCATCGTGCCGCCGCCCATCGGACGCTTCTACTTCCTGGACCTGAGCCCGGGACGGAGCTTCGTCGAGTACGCGGTGAGCCAGGGCCTCCAGGTCTTCATGATCAGCTGGCGGAACCCGACGAAGCAGGAGGCGGACTGGGACCTGGACACCTACTCCGGCGGCGTCCTGACCGCGATCGACGTCGCGCGAGAGATCACCGGCTCCCCCGACGTCACCACGCTCGGGTTCTGCGCCGGCGGCCAGCTGATGACGACGGCGCTCAACCACCTCGCCGCCACCGGCGACGACCGGGTGCACGCCGCGGGCTATGCCGTCACCCTGCTCGACTTCTCCAGCCGGGCACCGCTGGGCGCGTTCTCCGCCCCGCGCCTGCTCGACCTGGCGCGGCGGAACTCGCGGCGGGGCGGGGTCATCACCGCGCGGCAGATGGGCTCGGTGTTCACCTGGATGCGGCCCGACGACCTGATCTTCAACTACCTGGTCAGCGAATGGCTCATGGGTGAGGACCCGCCCGCCTTCGACATCCTCGCGTGGAACGCGGACGGCACGAATCTGCCCGCTCGGCTGCACGAGCAGTTCCTGGAGATCTTCGGGAAGAACGCCCTGGTCCACCCGGGAGCGATGCGCGTGCTCGGCACGCCCGTCCACCTGAGCCGGATCACCGTGCCCACGTTCGTCACCGGTGCGCTCACCGACCACCTGACGCCGTGGGACGGCTGCTACCGGACGACGCAGCTGCTCTCCGGCCCGACGACGTTCGTGCTGAGCTCCAGCGGACACATCCAGAGCCTGGTCAACCCGCCGGGTAACCCCAGGGCCAGCTACTGGACGGGAGGCGAGCCCGGCCCGGACCCGCAGGCCTGGCGGGCAGCCGCGACGAAGCACACCGGGAGCTGGTGGGAGCCCTGGGCGGAGTGGATGAACGAGCGCTCGGGTGACGAGGTCGAGCGGCCCACGGATGTCGGCAGCTCGGCTCACCCGGCGCTGGAGCCGGCGCCCGGCACGTACGTCGTGGAGCGCCGCTCGAGCTGA
- a CDS encoding AfsR/SARP family transcriptional regulator has translation MTQQRALTASSDCPTILNRRGTGNRPSNDTHGAKGEPMDHAVVTRVGLLDGFTLELQGVGRDAAPELPRTVQRLIAHLSLTRRPARTAIAGKLWPEVTEEHAHGSLRSSLWRVHKVAPGLITVSGGTLSIARDVLVDVHELVAWARQALDPSCSATDVLAAGDLGLPGELLPGWYEDWVLLERERLRQLRMHALEALAEKYAAAGRYGEAVQAAYAAVRAEPLRESAHRTVVRVHLAEGNVAEAVRAYESFHEMLADEMGAAPTPQMRRLVDNLPGRRATAAIRS, from the coding sequence GTGACGCAGCAACGCGCATTGACAGCGAGTAGCGACTGCCCAACCATTCTGAACCGCCGTGGCACCGGAAACCGTCCGTCAAACGACACTCACGGGGCCAAGGGGGAACCGATGGACCACGCGGTGGTGACACGTGTCGGCTTGCTGGACGGGTTCACCCTCGAGCTGCAGGGTGTCGGTCGTGATGCTGCACCGGAGCTCCCGCGAACAGTTCAACGACTGATCGCGCATCTCAGTCTCACCAGACGGCCGGCACGAACGGCGATCGCCGGGAAGCTGTGGCCGGAGGTCACCGAAGAACACGCACATGGCAGCTTGCGGTCCTCGCTGTGGCGCGTGCACAAGGTCGCACCGGGACTCATCACCGTGTCCGGCGGCACGTTGTCCATCGCTCGTGATGTGCTCGTCGACGTCCATGAGTTGGTGGCGTGGGCGCGGCAGGCACTGGATCCTTCCTGCTCGGCGACGGACGTCCTCGCCGCCGGAGACCTCGGTCTGCCGGGGGAGCTCCTCCCGGGGTGGTACGAGGACTGGGTTCTCCTCGAGCGCGAGCGGCTGCGACAACTCCGCATGCACGCCCTCGAGGCGCTGGCGGAGAAGTACGCGGCAGCGGGCCGCTACGGCGAGGCAGTGCAAGCGGCGTACGCCGCAGTACGAGCCGAGCCGCTGAGAGAGAGCGCCCACCGCACGGTCGTGCGTGTCCACCTGGCCGAGGGGAACGTTGCCGAGGCGGTCCGCGCATACGAGTCGTTCCACGAGATGCTGGCCGACGAGATGGGCGCTGCTCCGACGCCGCAGATGCGCCGACTGGTCGACAACCTCCCGGGGCGACGCGCGACGGCGGCGATCCGCTCCTGA
- a CDS encoding phage tail protein — MAQFNVNVHRFDPYKNFKFRVRWEGRDVAGISKVGALKRTTEVVEHREGGDPSTSRRGPGRTKYEAITLERGVTHDLEFEQWANKVWHYGNGPGQEMSLKDFRRDLLIDLYNEAGQVVKTFKVYRCWVSEFQTLPDLDANANAVAIETIKLENEGWERDRDVPEPSEPTLNQ, encoded by the coding sequence ATGGCCCAGTTCAACGTCAACGTCCACCGCTTCGACCCCTACAAGAACTTCAAGTTCAGGGTCCGGTGGGAGGGCCGGGACGTCGCCGGCATCAGCAAGGTAGGAGCCCTCAAGCGAACGACGGAGGTCGTCGAGCACCGCGAGGGCGGCGATCCCAGCACCAGCCGCCGGGGCCCGGGCAGGACGAAGTACGAGGCGATCACCCTGGAACGGGGCGTGACGCACGACCTGGAGTTCGAGCAGTGGGCGAACAAGGTCTGGCACTACGGCAACGGTCCCGGGCAGGAGATGTCGCTCAAGGACTTCCGCCGCGACCTCCTGATCGACCTCTACAACGAGGCGGGCCAGGTCGTGAAGACGTTCAAGGTCTACCGCTGCTGGGTCTCGGAATTCCAGACGCTGCCCGACCTCGACGCCAACGCCAACGCGGTCGCGATCGAGACGATCAAGCTGGAGAACGAGGGGTGGGAACGCGACCGCGACGTGCCCGAGCCCTCCGAGCCCACGCTGAACCAGTGA